Proteins encoded together in one Deinococcus hopiensis KR-140 window:
- a CDS encoding DUF1003 domain-containing protein yields MGQKRGAGQSFADVVGRNATAVREIHQRAENRQTKQDQIADAITRFTGSMLFVYLHLAIIGGWVVVNLGWLGIKPFDPYPFGLLTMAGSLEAIFLSTFVLISQNRMSAADARRAELDLHVNMLTEHELTQLIRLTHAIAEHLGIAPGSDAAVEEAMQDVKPEEVAKIMEEEAKTE; encoded by the coding sequence ATGGGGCAGAAAAGGGGAGCGGGGCAGTCCTTCGCCGACGTTGTGGGGAGAAATGCCACCGCCGTGCGGGAGATTCACCAAAGGGCGGAGAACCGGCAGACGAAACAGGACCAAATTGCGGACGCCATCACGCGGTTCACGGGCAGCATGCTCTTTGTCTACCTTCACCTCGCTATTATCGGCGGGTGGGTGGTCGTCAACCTGGGTTGGCTGGGAATCAAACCTTTTGACCCCTATCCTTTCGGCCTGCTCACCATGGCGGGTTCTTTGGAGGCCATTTTCCTCTCCACATTCGTCCTGATCAGCCAGAACCGCATGAGCGCGGCCGACGCCCGGCGGGCCGAACTGGACTTGCACGTCAACATGCTCACCGAGCATGAGCTGACCCAGCTGATCCGCCTGACCCACGCGATTGCGGAGCATCTGGGAATAGCTCCAGGCAGCGACGCGGCGGTGGAGGAAGCCATGCAGGACGTCAAGCCCGAGGAGGTGGCCAAGATCATGGAGGAAGAGGCCAAGACAGAGTGA
- a CDS encoding GreA/GreB family elongation factor: protein MTHKIELTREGFTRLQQNLEREYQRLEEARRVVQEQMHANENESMGLADAQRELVSIQDRIADIEETLAQAVLIEHKEGDGAGPARLGSVVTLLDEATGRELKLQLVSPPEASATPGQVPRVSTESPVGRALLGRTPGEIFEVDLGKRRPTYRVVSITA from the coding sequence GTGACCCACAAGATCGAACTGACCCGCGAAGGCTTCACGCGCCTTCAGCAGAACCTGGAGCGCGAGTATCAGCGGCTGGAAGAAGCCCGCCGCGTGGTGCAGGAACAGATGCACGCCAACGAGAACGAGAGCATGGGCCTGGCCGATGCCCAGCGCGAACTCGTCTCCATTCAAGACCGCATTGCCGACATCGAGGAAACCTTGGCGCAGGCCGTCCTGATCGAGCACAAGGAGGGCGACGGGGCCGGGCCGGCCCGCTTGGGCTCGGTGGTGACGCTGCTGGACGAGGCCACGGGCCGGGAGCTCAAGCTTCAGCTCGTCAGTCCACCGGAGGCCTCGGCCACACCCGGGCAGGTGCCGCGCGTCTCCACCGAGAGCCCTGTGGGCCGCGCTCTGCTGGGACGCACGCCAGGGGAAATTTTTGAGGTGGACCTTGGCAAGCGCCGCCCCACCTACCGGGTGGTGAGCATCACGGCCTGA
- a CDS encoding PQQ-dependent sugar dehydrogenase, giving the protein MLRPVCLTALAALLTVSVHAQSARQINFTTYATALPQVTTITHGGDGSGRLYVTLQGGQVRLLEGGKVRAQPFLDVSRLTSAGGERGLLGLAFDPGYKQNRRLYVHYTDRNGDTVLARYTATADFSRADAGSAKIMFTTKQPYANHNGGQLGFGPDGFLYMALGDGGSGGDPQNNGQNLGTPLGKLLRFDVRGDAARPAPGNPFLNRQGANPNIWAYGLRNPWRFSFDRATGDMIIADVGQNTLEEVNRQPRSSKGGENYGWRVREGDRCFEPAQDCRTAGLVEPVLVYGRSEGQSITGGYVYRGAAIPALKGQYVFADFASGTVWAAPVDTWKAAKIGSVQNPSTFGEGEDGELYVAEYGSGQILKLGP; this is encoded by the coding sequence ATGTTGCGCCCCGTTTGCCTGACCGCCCTCGCGGCCCTGCTGACCGTCTCCGTCCATGCCCAGTCCGCGCGGCAGATCAACTTCACCACCTACGCCACCGCTTTGCCCCAGGTCACCACCATCACGCATGGGGGTGATGGCTCGGGCCGCCTGTACGTCACGCTGCAAGGCGGGCAGGTGCGGTTGCTGGAGGGAGGCAAGGTGCGCGCCCAGCCCTTTCTCGACGTGAGCCGCCTGACGAGCGCCGGGGGCGAACGGGGTCTGCTGGGCTTGGCCTTCGATCCGGGGTACAAGCAAAACCGCCGCCTGTACGTGCATTACACGGACCGCAACGGTGACACGGTGCTGGCGCGGTACACGGCAACGGCAGACTTCAGCCGGGCCGACGCGGGCAGCGCGAAAATCATGTTCACTACCAAACAGCCCTACGCCAACCACAACGGTGGGCAGCTGGGCTTTGGGCCCGACGGCTTTCTGTATATGGCGCTGGGCGACGGCGGCAGTGGGGGCGATCCGCAGAACAACGGGCAGAACCTGGGCACGCCATTGGGCAAACTGCTGCGCTTCGACGTCCGGGGCGACGCGGCGAGACCCGCACCCGGCAATCCGTTTCTGAACCGTCAGGGCGCGAATCCCAACATCTGGGCGTATGGACTGCGCAATCCCTGGCGTTTTTCCTTTGACCGGGCCACGGGGGACATGATCATCGCAGACGTGGGGCAGAACACACTGGAGGAGGTCAACCGCCAGCCGCGCAGCAGCAAGGGCGGCGAGAACTACGGCTGGCGCGTGCGTGAGGGCGACCGCTGTTTCGAACCCGCGCAGGACTGCCGCACCGCCGGCCTCGTTGAGCCCGTGCTGGTGTATGGGCGCAGCGAGGGCCAGAGCATCACGGGCGGGTACGTGTACCGGGGCGCGGCGATTCCCGCCCTGAAAGGCCAGTACGTATTCGCCGACTTTGCCAGCGGGACGGTCTGGGCCGCGCCCGTGGACACCTGGAAGGCGGCGAAAATCGGCAGTGTGCAAAACCCCTCGACTTTCGGCGAGGGGGAAGACGGCGAGTTGTACGTGGCCGAGTATGGGAGTGGCCAGATTCTGAAGCTGGGACCTTAG
- the der gene encoding ribosome biogenesis GTPase Der codes for MHKVAIVGRPNVGKSSLFNRLVGRREAVVADFPGVTRDAKEGLMLYHNHRITLVDTGGLWSGDEWEQAIREKAEWAMEGAQAVIFVLDPREGLSAADYEVAEWLRRVGKPVIVVANKIDSPKHDVYLAELWGLGFGDPVAISAEHARGLDELMDRVMEHLPADDEDVPEIAPIRISLIGRPNVGKSSLLNAITQSERAIVADQPGTTRDSLDVEWNYGGQRFVLVDTAGIRKKPDTAIEDYAIQRSQAAIGRSDIIWLVVNATEIGDHELKLANLAYDSGKPVIVVVNKWDLVPDEDLKRTEKDLNQKLHHISYAPRVYTSAVNDYGIHDMLAEAMKLHEKWQSRIPTAELNRWLEVWQMRQAVPNFHGKKLKMYFMTQVETAPPTFAIFCNRADFVTRAYEGFLQNRIREDLELAGVPVQLKWKEKGPYKRGKKGEEAEA; via the coding sequence ATGCATAAAGTTGCGATTGTGGGCCGCCCGAACGTCGGCAAGTCCAGTCTGTTCAACCGCCTGGTTGGGCGTCGCGAGGCCGTGGTGGCCGATTTTCCAGGCGTGACGCGGGACGCCAAAGAAGGGTTGATGCTCTACCACAACCACCGCATCACGCTGGTGGACACGGGCGGGCTGTGGAGCGGCGACGAGTGGGAACAGGCCATCCGCGAGAAGGCCGAGTGGGCGATGGAAGGCGCGCAGGCCGTGATCTTCGTGCTGGACCCCCGCGAGGGCCTGTCGGCCGCCGACTACGAGGTGGCCGAGTGGCTACGCCGCGTAGGCAAGCCGGTGATCGTGGTCGCCAACAAGATCGACAGCCCCAAGCACGACGTGTACCTGGCAGAACTGTGGGGCCTTGGCTTCGGCGATCCCGTGGCGATCAGCGCCGAGCACGCGCGCGGCCTGGACGAACTGATGGACCGCGTGATGGAACACCTCCCCGCCGACGACGAGGACGTCCCCGAAATCGCCCCCATCCGGATCAGCCTGATCGGGCGGCCCAACGTGGGCAAGAGCAGCCTCTTGAACGCCATTACTCAGAGCGAGCGGGCCATCGTGGCGGACCAGCCCGGCACCACGCGCGACAGCCTGGACGTGGAGTGGAACTACGGCGGCCAGCGCTTCGTGCTGGTGGACACGGCGGGCATCCGCAAGAAGCCCGACACGGCCATCGAGGACTACGCGATCCAGCGCTCTCAGGCCGCCATCGGGCGCAGCGACATCATCTGGTTGGTGGTCAACGCCACCGAGATTGGGGACCACGAGCTCAAGCTCGCCAACCTCGCCTACGACAGCGGCAAGCCCGTGATCGTGGTGGTGAACAAGTGGGACCTCGTGCCCGACGAGGACCTCAAGCGCACCGAAAAGGACCTCAACCAGAAGCTGCACCACATCTCCTACGCGCCGCGCGTGTACACCTCGGCGGTGAACGACTACGGCATCCACGACATGCTCGCCGAGGCCATGAAGCTGCACGAGAAGTGGCAGAGCCGCATTCCCACCGCCGAACTCAACCGCTGGTTGGAGGTGTGGCAGATGCGTCAGGCCGTGCCAAACTTCCACGGCAAGAAGCTCAAGATGTACTTTATGACGCAGGTGGAGACGGCGCCACCGACCTTCGCCATTTTTTGCAACCGCGCCGACTTTGTAACGCGCGCCTACGAAGGCTTCCTGCAAAACCGTATCCGCGAAGACCTCGAGTTGGCGGGCGTGCCGGTGCAGCTTAAGTGGAAGGAAAAGGGGCCGTACAAGCGCGGCAAGAAGGGGGAAGAAGCGGAGGCGTAA